One window of Streptococcus troglodytae genomic DNA carries:
- a CDS encoding YehR family lipoprotein, translated as MSYQLFKEDVADVRLTYYHNKGSDKVLKQTAESKILYSALKVTDAQAAKEKVGSQSEKYQGITGVQESVVYKDDYLIEKVSVDYTKANLNELAKKLPEVNINTPSGKRATYISLKQSERFLKKQGYSKVKNGHFKELKVN; from the coding sequence GTGTCCTATCAGCTTTTTAAAGAAGATGTAGCTGATGTTAGATTGACTTACTATCATAATAAAGGCAGTGATAAGGTACTTAAACAAACGGCGGAGTCAAAAATCCTTTATTCAGCACTCAAGGTGACAGATGCTCAAGCAGCAAAAGAGAAGGTTGGCTCTCAATCAGAGAAATATCAAGGTATTACGGGTGTTCAGGAAAGTGTTGTTTACAAGGATGACTATTTGATAGAAAAAGTAAGTGTAGATTATACCAAGGCTAATCTTAATGAATTAGCGAAGAAGCTTCCAGAAGTAAACATCAATACTCCTTCAGGTAAAAGAGCAACTTATATTAGCTTAAAGCAAAGTGAAAGATTTCTCAAAAAACAGGGTTACAGCAAAGTTAAAAATGGTCATTTTAAAGAATTGAAAGTGAATTAA
- the wecB gene encoding non-hydrolyzing UDP-N-acetylglucosamine 2-epimerase has product MKKIKVMLVFGTRPEAIKMAPLIMSLKEQTDRFEAVTVVTAQHRQMLDQVLETFKIRPDYDLNIMSKQQTLSTITTNVISKLDEVLKSEKPDIILVHGDTTTTLAASISAFYNQIKIGHVEAGLRTWNKRSPFPEEVNRQITDVVSDLYFAPTNQSRDNLLKENHPAQHIFITGNTAIDALDLTVKEDYHHDVLTKIKPDNRIILVTMHRRENQGEPMRRVFKTLKSVLADYPDVELVYPVHLSPAVQKAAKDILANTERIHLIEPLDVMDFHNLANKSYFIMSDSGGVQEEAPSLGKPVLVLRDTTERPEGVAAGTLRLVGTQEDSVKNAMINLLDNKEEYDKMAQTQNPYGDGQASKRILEAISYYFNNSARPNDFGMGE; this is encoded by the coding sequence ATGAAAAAGATTAAAGTTATGCTTGTCTTTGGTACAAGACCAGAGGCCATCAAAATGGCACCCCTGATTATGTCTTTAAAAGAGCAGACTGATCGTTTTGAAGCAGTAACCGTAGTAACTGCTCAGCACAGACAGATGCTTGATCAAGTGTTAGAGACATTTAAGATTAGGCCTGATTATGATCTGAACATTATGAGTAAGCAGCAGACCTTGTCAACCATTACAACCAATGTTATTAGTAAACTGGATGAAGTCTTAAAGAGTGAGAAACCTGATATTATTTTAGTTCATGGTGACACAACGACAACTCTTGCTGCTAGCATCTCTGCTTTCTATAATCAAATTAAAATTGGTCATGTTGAGGCAGGCCTTAGGACTTGGAATAAACGCTCTCCATTTCCAGAAGAAGTTAATCGCCAGATAACAGATGTTGTTTCAGATTTGTACTTTGCACCAACGAATCAAAGCCGTGATAATCTCTTGAAGGAAAATCATCCTGCTCAACATATTTTTATTACTGGAAATACTGCTATTGATGCTCTTGATTTAACTGTTAAAGAGGACTATCATCATGATGTTCTTACTAAAATTAAACCAGATAATAGAATTATTTTGGTAACGATGCATCGTCGTGAAAATCAAGGAGAACCGATGAGAAGGGTCTTTAAGACGCTTAAATCAGTGTTAGCTGATTATCCAGATGTTGAGCTTGTTTATCCAGTTCATCTGAGTCCCGCTGTTCAAAAGGCAGCAAAGGATATTTTAGCAAATACAGAGCGTATCCATCTGATTGAACCGCTTGATGTTATGGATTTTCATAACTTAGCAAATAAGAGTTATTTTATTATGTCAGATTCTGGTGGTGTTCAAGAGGAGGCACCATCCCTTGGGAAGCCTGTCCTTGTCTTACGCGATACAACAGAGCGACCTGAAGGAGTAGCAGCGGGGACTTTAAGATTGGTTGGTACTCAAGAAGATAGTGTCAAAAATGCTATGATAAATTTGCTGGATAATAAAGAAGAATATGATAAAATGGCCCAGACCCAAAATCCTTATGGCGATGGTCAAGCTTCAAAACGTATTTTAGAAGCGATTTCTTATTATTTTAATAATAGCGCACGGCCGAATGATTTTGGAATGGGGGAATAA
- a CDS encoding glycosyltransferase family 2 protein, whose translation MMSQILMIISLISIWSSLAMALIILMSAVHFWFKHSDFDVDTSPLPEYPMVTVVVPAHNEDVVIAQTAKAILDMKYPKDKLEIILFADNCEDNTYQEMQNIKALPQYADRDLTLINRSGTGGKAGVLNDALKIAKGDYICVYDADAMPEKNALYFLVQKVMEDPERHVAAFGRNKTRNANQNFLTRCINQEIVVTQRIQHVGMWHLGKIGRIPGTNFIINTEFVKSIGGWRNGALTEDTDISFKIMQSGKLIALAYNSEAFQQEPETLKSYYLQRKRWAKGNYEVVIANFKHLFGRGNWRVKWEVFYYTCTFFWFNAAIVLSDILFFSNLIALIIGLFKPGVQVPFAFDANNIYMAQLLLFNWFLMILLYLLQISISQATQYGQATVKQIWIALLAYFTYTQLFIIVSISSVASVMMDKILHREGTKWVKTKRFAG comes from the coding sequence ATGATGAGTCAAATTCTAATGATTATTAGTTTAATTTCAATTTGGTCTTCCTTAGCTATGGCATTGATCATCCTTATGTCAGCTGTCCATTTTTGGTTTAAGCACAGTGATTTTGATGTTGATACCAGTCCTTTGCCAGAATATCCTATGGTAACGGTTGTGGTTCCGGCTCATAATGAAGATGTTGTGATTGCACAGACAGCAAAGGCTATCTTGGATATGAAGTACCCAAAGGATAAGCTTGAAATTATTCTTTTTGCTGATAATTGTGAAGATAATACTTATCAGGAAATGCAAAACATTAAAGCTTTGCCGCAATATGCTGATCGAGATTTGACCCTGATTAATCGTAGTGGTACTGGTGGAAAAGCTGGTGTCTTAAATGATGCTTTGAAGATAGCTAAAGGCGATTATATCTGTGTTTATGATGCGGATGCCATGCCTGAAAAAAATGCTCTTTATTTCCTTGTTCAAAAGGTTATGGAAGATCCAGAACGTCATGTGGCAGCTTTTGGTCGAAATAAGACGCGTAATGCTAATCAAAATTTCTTGACGCGTTGTATTAATCAGGAAATCGTTGTTACCCAACGTATCCAACATGTTGGTATGTGGCATTTAGGCAAAATTGGACGGATTCCTGGGACCAACTTTATTATCAATACGGAATTTGTTAAGAGTATTGGCGGCTGGAGAAATGGTGCCCTGACAGAAGATACAGATATTTCCTTTAAAATCATGCAAAGTGGTAAGTTGATTGCCCTTGCTTATAATTCAGAAGCTTTCCAGCAAGAACCCGAAACGCTGAAATCTTATTATTTGCAAAGAAAGCGCTGGGCCAAAGGTAACTATGAGGTTGTTATTGCTAACTTTAAACACCTTTTTGGCCGTGGTAATTGGCGTGTCAAATGGGAAGTCTTCTACTATACTTGTACTTTCTTTTGGTTTAATGCAGCCATTGTGTTATCAGATATCTTGTTTTTCTCCAATTTGATTGCATTAATTATTGGTCTATTTAAGCCAGGTGTGCAGGTTCCCTTTGCTTTTGATGCTAATAATATTTACATGGCACAGCTTTTACTCTTTAACTGGTTCTTGATGATTTTGCTTTATCTCTTGCAAATTTCAATTTCACAGGCGACTCAATATGGTCAGGCAACTGTTAAACAAATTTGGATTGCCTTATTGGCTTACTTTACCTATACGCAGCTCTTTATTATTGTATCCATTTCATCAGTAGCTTCTGTTATGATGGATAAGATTTTACATCGTGAAGGAACTAAATGGGTTAAAACAAAACGTTTTGCAGGCTAG
- a CDS encoding glycosyl hydrolase family 8: MKELNGLKQNVLQARGEESEKKKLKYIWLILLLATLAVGFYFIRVKSTDDMQRNTYKSWSKYYVVTHGKSAYVKTATSDEGTTALSEGQGYGMYIAIKAAKKGIATKSQFAKLYKYYMNHRTANTQLMSWKQNIKTDGSIEDLSNSATDGDLYIAYALIKASELWPDQADTYKKQARLLLKDILTYNYNSETKSLTVGNWAVKGTDYYDLVRTSDILPEQFDVFYQFSKDETWKTIKTSMLASLEKMSRQHKTGLLPDFMWVRESGEIKAAKANLVASQYDGDYYYNACRMPYNLAKSNDKKSQKILKKMMNFFMTEKTIYAGYKLNGERLDSHQSASFDAPIFYAAKKLNHKYERLHQQEKKVFVKGLSSTNYYDSALTTMAVLDQ, translated from the coding sequence GTGAAGGAACTAAATGGGTTAAAACAAAACGTTTTGCAGGCTAGAGGAGAAGAAAGTGAAAAAAAGAAATTAAAATACATTTGGCTTATACTTTTGCTGGCAACACTGGCTGTAGGATTTTATTTTATCCGAGTGAAAAGTACTGATGATATGCAAAGGAACACCTATAAAAGTTGGTCTAAATATTATGTTGTAACTCATGGAAAAAGTGCTTATGTAAAGACGGCTACTAGTGATGAAGGGACAACTGCTCTTTCTGAAGGACAAGGTTATGGAATGTATATTGCTATTAAAGCTGCTAAGAAGGGCATAGCTACTAAATCCCAATTTGCTAAGCTCTACAAATATTATATGAACCATCGCACTGCCAATACACAGTTAATGTCTTGGAAACAAAATATTAAAACAGATGGCTCAATTGAAGATTTATCAAACAGTGCAACGGATGGGGATTTGTATATTGCTTACGCCTTGATTAAAGCATCAGAGCTCTGGCCCGATCAAGCTGATACTTATAAAAAACAAGCTAGGTTGCTTCTAAAGGATATTTTAACTTATAATTACAATTCAGAGACGAAATCCTTGACTGTTGGTAATTGGGCTGTTAAAGGGACTGATTATTATGATCTCGTCCGCACTTCAGATATACTGCCAGAACAATTTGATGTTTTTTATCAGTTTAGTAAAGATGAGACTTGGAAAACGATTAAAACTTCCATGCTAGCTAGCTTAGAAAAGATGAGTCGTCAGCATAAAACTGGTCTCCTGCCAGATTTTATGTGGGTTCGTGAATCAGGTGAGATAAAGGCTGCTAAAGCTAATCTTGTTGCTAGTCAGTATGATGGCGATTATTATTATAATGCCTGTCGTATGCCCTATAATTTAGCTAAAAGCAATGATAAAAAGAGCCAAAAGATACTTAAGAAGATGATGAATTTCTTCATGACCGAAAAGACCATCTATGCGGGTTATAAGCTGAATGGGGAACGGTTGGATAGTCATCAGTCAGCTAGTTTTGATGCTCCAATTTTCTATGCAGCTAAGAAATTAAACCATAAGTATGAGCGTTTACATCAGCAAGAAAAGAAAGTTTTTGTCAAAGGCCTGTCATCAACAAACTATTATGATTCAGCTCTAACAACGATGGCTGTTTTGGATCAATAA
- a CDS encoding ABC-F family ATP-binding cassette domain-containing protein has translation MIILQGNKLERSFSGDVLFDNINLQVDEHDRIALVGPNGAGKSTLLKILVGEEAATSGEVTLKRDVTLSYLAQNSRFESDNTIYDEMLHVFDDLRATERRLRSMEGQMTDLVGADFDKLMADYDRLSESFRQQGGFTYESDIKAILNGFKFDASMWQTKIAELSGGQNTRLALAKMLLEKPELLVLDEPTNHLDIETISWLENYLVNYQGALIIVSHDRYFLDKVATITLDLTPHSLDRYVGNYSKFMDLKAEKIATEEKNYEKQQKEIAKLEDFVQRNIVRASTTKRAQARRKQLEKMERLDKPGTSKKSANMTFHVDKASGNEVLKVTDAAIGYDNQILAQPINLEVRKMDALAIVGPNGIGKSTLLKSIMGQIPFIHGSSAYGSNVQVGYYDQTQSNLTARNTVLEELWSAFPRTAEVIIRNRLGAFLFSGDDVKKSVAMLSGGERARLLLAKLSMENNNFLILDEPTNHLDIDSKEVLETALIDFDGTLLFVSHDRYFINRVATKVLEISENGSSLYLGDYDYYLEKKAEREAAVHAVSLAPHEKVISSSAAAASDYQAQKASQKEERKLKRRIAEIEEHLEIIEARESEINADMLATNDFTQLAELQKELENVQTEQLELLEEWEELSERAEGD, from the coding sequence ATGATTATTTTACAAGGAAACAAATTAGAGCGCTCATTTTCTGGTGATGTGCTCTTTGATAATATTAATCTTCAAGTAGATGAACATGATCGTATCGCTTTGGTTGGGCCTAATGGTGCTGGTAAATCTACACTCTTAAAAATTCTCGTGGGTGAAGAAGCAGCAACATCAGGTGAAGTCACGCTCAAGCGTGATGTAACCCTGTCGTATTTGGCTCAGAATAGCCGTTTTGAATCTGATAATACCATTTATGATGAAATGCTCCATGTTTTTGATGATTTACGTGCGACTGAGAGACGTTTGCGCTCTATGGAAGGACAAATGACAGATCTGGTTGGAGCTGATTTTGATAAACTCATGGCTGATTATGATCGCTTATCTGAATCCTTCAGGCAGCAGGGCGGTTTCACTTATGAGAGTGACATCAAGGCCATTCTCAATGGTTTTAAATTTGATGCGTCTATGTGGCAGACAAAAATTGCTGAGCTTTCAGGTGGCCAAAACACGCGCCTAGCTTTGGCTAAGATGCTCTTAGAAAAACCAGAACTGTTGGTATTGGACGAGCCCACCAATCATTTGGATATCGAAACGATTTCTTGGTTGGAAAATTATTTAGTCAATTATCAAGGTGCCTTGATCATTGTCAGTCACGACCGCTATTTTCTCGACAAGGTAGCGACAATTACGCTTGATTTGACCCCTCACTCTCTCGATCGCTATGTGGGGAATTATTCTAAATTTATGGATCTTAAGGCTGAAAAAATAGCCACAGAAGAGAAAAATTACGAGAAGCAGCAAAAAGAAATTGCTAAATTAGAGGACTTTGTGCAGCGCAATATTGTCCGTGCATCAACGACCAAGCGGGCACAGGCTAGACGTAAGCAATTGGAAAAGATGGAGCGATTGGATAAACCCGGTACAAGCAAAAAATCTGCCAATATGACTTTTCATGTTGATAAAGCTTCCGGAAATGAGGTTTTAAAGGTTACTGATGCTGCTATTGGTTATGATAACCAGATATTGGCGCAGCCTATTAATCTAGAGGTTAGGAAAATGGATGCCCTTGCTATTGTTGGACCAAATGGTATTGGCAAGTCAACTTTGCTCAAGTCCATTATGGGGCAAATACCATTTATTCATGGAAGCTCAGCTTATGGCTCGAATGTACAAGTCGGTTATTACGATCAAACCCAGTCCAATTTGACAGCGAGAAATACCGTTTTAGAAGAGCTTTGGTCAGCCTTTCCAAGAACAGCAGAAGTGATTATTAGAAATCGTTTAGGCGCCTTTCTCTTTTCAGGTGATGATGTCAAAAAGTCTGTTGCCATGCTGTCTGGTGGTGAGCGTGCGCGTTTGCTTCTTGCCAAGCTATCCATGGAAAACAATAATTTTCTCATTCTAGACGAACCTACTAACCACTTAGACATTGATAGCAAAGAAGTGCTGGAGACTGCTCTTATTGATTTCGATGGGACCCTTCTCTTTGTTAGTCACGACCGTTATTTTATCAACCGCGTTGCTACAAAAGTTCTCGAAATTTCTGAAAATGGCTCTAGCCTTTATTTAGGTGATTATGATTATTATCTGGAAAAAAAGGCAGAGCGAGAAGCAGCTGTGCATGCTGTTTCGTTAGCTCCACATGAAAAAGTCATATCGTCTTCAGCGGCAGCTGCCTCCGATTATCAAGCTCAAAAGGCCAGCCAAAAAGAAGAGCGCAAATTAAAGAGGCGTATAGCCGAAATTGAAGAGCACTTAGAAATCATCGAAGCGCGTGAGTCTGAAATCAATGCGGACATGCTTGCTACTAATGACTTTACTCAATTGGCTGAACTGCAAAAAGAACTAGAGAATGTTCAAACAGAACAGCTGGAACTTCTGGAAGAATGGGAAGAATTGAGTGAGCGGGCGGAAGGAGATTAA
- a CDS encoding DUF4238 domain-containing protein: MKSNDKTFTKSIREVGYKRNYYKMFHKEKMINTGEKYFSQNIEPFYGDPLRNIITKIMLTSDNYKAEVLTKEDKKRLSKLIVFQLLCTPIFLNRQLNKADYISNESSLLKFGQQLNNRSKKELLNVKMSQDEAKDIALETISNDQLLEKFSDVLIEKIWCIYLNKSVPLNEKEVRFYYVKHYPYKGIV, translated from the coding sequence TTGAAATCTAATGATAAGACGTTTACAAAATCAATTAGAGAAGTAGGTTATAAAAGGAATTATTATAAAATGTTTCACAAAGAAAAGATGATAAATACTGGGGAAAAATATTTTTCACAAAATATTGAACCATTTTACGGAGATCCTTTACGTAATATCATAACAAAAATAATGTTGACCTCTGACAATTATAAAGCTGAAGTTTTAACAAAAGAAGATAAGAAAAGATTGTCAAAATTAATAGTATTTCAACTTCTTTGTACACCTATATTTTTGAATAGACAATTGAATAAAGCAGATTATATTTCTAATGAGTCATCGCTTTTAAAATTTGGACAACAACTGAATAATAGGAGTAAAAAAGAACTTTTAAATGTAAAAATGAGTCAAGATGAAGCGAAAGATATTGCATTGGAAACTATTTCTAATGACCAACTATTAGAAAAATTTTCTGATGTTTTAATTGAAAAAATTTGGTGCATCTACCTTAATAAAAGCGTACCCTTGAATGAAAAAGAGGTACGCTTTTATTATGTTAAACATTATCCATATAAAGGTATAGTCTAG
- the gatD gene encoding lipid II isoglutaminyl synthase subunit GatD produces the protein MTYTSLQSPSDKDYLYDIRVAHLYGNLLNTYGDNGNVLMLKYVGEKLGVRMTFDIVSIGDDFDANKYDMVFFGGGQDYEQSIVAKDLPNKRSAIANFIQNNKVILAICGGFQLLGQYYVQANGVRIDGIGVMGHYTLNQKDNRYIGDIKIHNDEFNETYYGFENHQGRTFLSDDEKPLGRVIYGNGNNKEDGSEGVHYQNVFGSYFHGPILSRNANLAYRLVTTALHNKYGADIQLPRYNDILSLEIAEEYGDVKSKAEFEK, from the coding sequence ATGACTTATACTTCTTTACAATCTCCTTCTGACAAGGATTATTTATATGACATCAGGGTCGCTCATCTTTATGGCAATTTGCTCAATACCTATGGTGATAATGGAAACGTTCTCATGCTTAAATATGTTGGTGAAAAATTAGGTGTACGAATGACTTTTGATATTGTCTCAATTGGTGATGATTTTGATGCTAACAAGTATGATATGGTTTTCTTTGGCGGCGGTCAGGACTATGAGCAATCTATTGTTGCTAAGGATTTGCCTAATAAACGCTCTGCTATTGCCAACTTTATTCAAAATAATAAGGTTATCCTAGCTATCTGCGGCGGGTTCCAGTTGTTGGGACAATATTATGTTCAGGCTAATGGTGTTCGCATTGACGGTATCGGTGTTATGGGTCACTATACGCTTAATCAAAAAGATAATCGCTACATTGGTGATATCAAGATTCATAATGATGAATTTAACGAAACCTACTACGGCTTTGAGAATCATCAAGGAAGGACCTTTTTATCTGATGACGAAAAGCCTTTAGGGAGAGTTATTTACGGAAATGGTAATAATAAAGAAGATGGTAGCGAAGGCGTTCACTATCAAAATGTTTTTGGCTCCTACTTCCACGGTCCCATCCTTTCGCGTAACGCTAATCTAGCTTACCGCCTTGTGACAACGGCACTGCATAATAAATATGGCGCCGATATTCAACTACCTCGCTACAATGATATTCTTAGCTTAGAAATTGCTGAAGAATACGGTGATGTTAAGAGCAAAGCAGAGTTTGAGAAATAA
- the murT gene encoding lipid II isoglutaminyl synthase subunit MurT: protein MTLKSRIGILAGKTAHFFLSKIGRGSTLPGKIALKCDKDILNTLAKDYEIVVVTGTNGKTLTTALTVGILKEAYGQVLTNPSGANMITGITSTFLTAKKSRNGKKIAVLEIDEASLPKITDYLKPSLFVFTNIFRDQMDRYGEIYTTYQMILDGAAKVPEATILANGDSPLFHSKELINPVRYYGFDTEKEVAHLAHYNTEGIVCPKCEHILQYKLNTYANLGDYICPKCGFHRPQLDYSLTQLTSISSTDAEFVIDGQDYKINVGGLYNIYNALAAVSVAEFFGVNPDKIKAGFDKSRAVFGRQETFKIGDKSCTLVLIKNPVGASQALEMIKLAPYPFTLSVLLNANYADGIDTSWIWDANFESILDMDIPQIFAGGVRHSEIARRLRVTGYNEKKIEQAEKLEDILSMIEKQEAEHAYILATYTAMLEFRELLASRHAVRKEMN from the coding sequence ATGACTTTAAAATCAAGAATAGGAATTTTAGCTGGTAAGACAGCACACTTTTTTCTCAGTAAAATCGGGCGCGGCTCTACCTTACCTGGAAAAATTGCTCTTAAGTGCGATAAAGATATTTTAAATACACTTGCCAAAGACTATGAAATTGTTGTTGTCACGGGTACCAATGGCAAAACCCTGACCACAGCTCTGACAGTCGGTATTTTAAAGGAAGCCTATGGTCAAGTGCTAACTAACCCCAGCGGGGCCAATATGATTACAGGCATTACCTCAACTTTTTTAACTGCTAAAAAATCTAGAAATGGTAAAAAGATTGCGGTATTGGAAATTGATGAAGCCAGTCTACCTAAAATTACTGACTATTTAAAGCCCAGTCTTTTTGTTTTTACCAATATTTTCCGCGATCAGATGGATCGTTACGGCGAAATTTACACCACTTATCAGATGATTTTGGATGGTGCTGCCAAGGTACCAGAGGCAACCATTTTAGCCAATGGTGACAGCCCGCTTTTTCATTCCAAAGAGCTGATCAATCCTGTACGTTACTATGGTTTTGATACGGAAAAAGAAGTCGCTCATTTGGCACACTACAATACCGAAGGTATCGTTTGCCCTAAATGTGAGCATATCCTACAGTACAAACTCAACACTTATGCTAATCTTGGCGACTATATCTGTCCTAAGTGTGGCTTTCATCGTCCTCAACTGGACTACAGTTTGACTCAGTTGACTAGCATCAGCAGCACAGATGCTGAATTTGTCATTGATGGACAAGACTACAAAATCAATGTTGGCGGTCTTTACAATATCTATAATGCCTTGGCTGCCGTTTCTGTTGCCGAATTCTTCGGAGTAAATCCAGATAAAATTAAAGCTGGCTTTGACAAGAGCCGTGCTGTTTTTGGACGTCAAGAAACCTTCAAAATTGGCGATAAATCATGTACTCTTGTTCTTATTAAAAATCCTGTCGGTGCCAGTCAAGCGCTAGAAATGATTAAACTAGCTCCTTATCCTTTTACTTTATCAGTTCTTCTCAATGCTAATTATGCAGATGGTATTGATACCAGTTGGATTTGGGATGCTAATTTTGAAAGCATTTTAGACATGGACATTCCACAAATCTTTGCAGGTGGTGTTCGCCATTCAGAAATAGCCAGACGTCTACGTGTTACTGGCTACAATGAGAAAAAGATCGAGCAAGCTGAAAAACTTGAAGACATTCTAAGCATGATCGAAAAACAAGAGGCTGAGCATGCCTACATTTTAGCTACTTACACAGCCATGCTGGAATTTCGCGAATTACTGGCCAGCCGTCATGCAGTAAGAAAGGAGATGAACTAA
- the cdaA gene encoding diadenylate cyclase CdaA yields the protein MSSLFNINAQFWASLIDSPLKILVHILDIAIVSWLIYKFIKALAGTKVMSLVQGVVLFVLFKFVAEFLGFTTIAFLMNQVITYGVIAGVVIFAPEIRSGLERFGRTPQSFIQRQQLSDDEKLVAAFVKAVAYMSPRKIGALVSIEETQTLREYIATGIPLDADISGELLINIFIPNTPLHDGAVIVEGNKIAVSCAYLPLSESSHISKEFGTRHRAAIGLSEASDAFTFVVSEETGAISVAYKGDFIHDLSLEAFEVLLREHFIKEEPKKKNWMKQFFGGRHHV from the coding sequence ATGAGTAGTTTATTTAACATTAATGCCCAATTTTGGGCTAGTCTTATTGATAGTCCTTTAAAAATTTTGGTTCATATTCTTGATATTGCTATTGTATCATGGTTGATTTATAAATTTATCAAGGCTTTAGCAGGTACTAAAGTGATGTCTTTAGTTCAAGGAGTTGTTCTATTTGTTCTCTTTAAATTTGTCGCAGAATTCTTAGGATTCACAACAATTGCTTTTTTGATGAACCAAGTTATTACTTATGGTGTTATTGCTGGAGTTGTTATCTTTGCTCCTGAAATTCGGTCTGGCTTGGAACGTTTTGGACGAACGCCCCAGTCTTTTATTCAAAGACAGCAGCTGAGTGATGATGAGAAATTAGTTGCCGCCTTTGTGAAAGCTGTGGCTTATATGAGTCCGCGCAAAATTGGAGCTTTAGTATCAATAGAAGAGACCCAGACCCTAAGAGAATATATTGCCACTGGAATTCCTTTAGATGCAGATATTTCTGGAGAATTACTGATTAATATTTTTATTCCTAACACCCCTTTGCACGATGGTGCTGTTATCGTGGAGGGAAATAAGATTGCTGTTTCTTGTGCCTATCTTCCGCTTTCAGAGTCCAGTCATATTTCCAAGGAATTTGGAACGCGCCACCGTGCTGCCATTGGACTTTCAGAAGCTTCTGATGCCTTTACCTTTGTTGTTTCCGAGGAAACAGGAGCTATTTCTGTTGCTTACAAAGGCGATTTTATCCATGATTTGTCCCTTGAAGCTTTTGAGGTCTTATTGCGGGAGCATTTCATTAAAGAAGAACCAAAGAAAAAGAATTGGATGAAGCAATTCTTTGGAGGACGCCATCATGTTTAA